Within Actinoplanes sp. L3-i22, the genomic segment AAGCGGGCCCGGGCCGCGGTCTGGTCCGAGCTGCTGGCCGCCGGCGTGGACGTGATCGCCGACACTGACCTGCACGGGCTCGCGCGCTTCCTGCGCAGCTCTGGCCAGGCCGAACGTGCGGCATCCCGGACACGATTCAGCACCGTGACGGAAGGGTGAACCACGGGGGACCGATATCATGCGGGTCGGAGATCAAACGAATAGCCCGTCGATCGAGGTCCGCGCCGTGAAGTTCTCATTCCGTCCCGTCGAGGGTATTTTCTACGACCTCTTCAGCAAGGCCTCGTACAACCTGGTCAAGGGGACCGAGCTGCTCAATGAGCTGGCCCTGCCGGGGGTGGACGTGCAGTCGGTCAGTGAACGGCTGAGCGACGTCGAGCACGACAGCGACGCGATCACGCACGAGCTGTACAAGAAGATCAACTCGACGTTCATCACCCCGTTCGACCGGGCCGACATCTACTCGCTCGGCTCCCAGCTGGACGACGTCATGGACCACCTCGAGGCGGTCGGCAACCTGCTCTACCTGTACGGGCTGACCGAGCTGCCGTCGCTGCCCCGGGAGATGCACGAGCTGATCACCGTGCTCGACCAGCAGGCGAAGATCACCGCGGACGCGATGCCCCGGCTGCGGTCGATGAAGAATCTCGAAGAGTATTGGATCGAGATCAACCGCCTGGAGAACGACGGTGACCGCGCCTACCGGATGCTGCTGGTCCGGCTCTTCTCCGGAGAGTACGACGCGCTCACCGTGCTGAAGATGAAGGAGGTCGCCGACGAGCTGGAGGCGGCCTGCGACGCGTTCGAGCACGTGGCCAACACGGTCGAGACCATCGCGGTCAAGGAGTCCTGAGGTTGTCCCCGGAACTCGTCGCCGTCCTGGCGGTGATCGTCGCCGCCATGGTGTTCGACTACACCAACGGCTTCCACGACGCGGCGAACGCGATCGCGACCAGCATCAGCACCCGTGCCCTGACCCCGCGAGTGGCCCTGGCGATGGCCGCGGTCGGCAACTTCATCGGCGCCCACCTCGGCACCAAGGTCGCCCAGACCGTCGGTGAGGGCCTGGTCCACCTGCCGGTCGGCATCCCCAGCCTCGGCATCGTCTTCGCCGGCGTGCTCGGCGCGATCGTGTGGAACCTGATCACCTGGTACTTCGGGCTCCCGTCCAGCTCGTCGCACGCGCTGTTCGGCGGCCTGGTCGGCGCCACCCTGTTCGCCGGCATCGGGACCGTCCAGTGGGCGACGATCATCCAGAAGGTCCTGATCCCGATGATCCTGTCGCCGGTCGTCGGCCTGATCCTCGGCTTCATCGCGATGGTCGCCATCATGTGGATCTTCCGGCGGGGGCACCCCGGCCGGCTGAACCGCGGCTTCCGCAACGCACAGACCGTCTCGGCCGCCCTGATGGCCGTCGGCCACGGCACCCAGGACGCCGCGAAGACGATGGGCATCGTGGTCCTGGCCCTGTACAGCGGCGGCTACCAGAGCGACACCACGCACATCCCGCAGTGGGTCTACTGGGCGTCCGCGACGATGCTGGCGATCGGCACGTACACCGGCGGCTGGCGCATCATCCGCACCCTGGGCCGCAAGATCATCGACCTGGGGCCGGCCGAGGGGTTCGCCGCGGAGACCGTCGCCAGCACGGTCCTGTACTTCAACGCCTGGGTCCTGCACGCCCCGATCTCGACCACCCACACGATCACCTCGGCGATCATGGGCGTGGGCGCGACGAAGCGACTGAGCGCGGTCCGCTGGAACGTCGCCGGCAACATCGTGATCGCCTGGGTGACCACGTTCCCCGCGGCCGCCCTGATCGCCTGCGTCCTCTACTTCGTAGTCCGCCCGCTCTTCGCCTGACTCGGTTCTTCACCTGACCGCCGCCTGGTCTCGGCCCGGCACTCGCGGTCCTGGCCGGCCGTGCGGGCCGCCCCCACGTGCTCACGGTCCTGGCCAGCCCTGAGCGCTGCCCCGCGTGCCCACGGCCCAGGCCGGCCCTGAGTGGCTGTCCCCGCGTGCCCACGGTCCAGGCCGGCCTTGAGCGTGCTCGCGGCCCGGGCCGGCCGTGAGGGGCTGTCCCCCGCCTGCTCGAACAGCCCTGAGCGCCGCGCGCTGTGCCTCTGGGGCACGCCAGCTGTGCCCCTGGCCCGCACCATAGGTGGAAAAGCGCCCGGCCCCGTAAAGAGCAGGTCCCGCCCTCCCTGAGGGGGGCCACCGCCTCTGACGTAATTGTCGCGTGATTCGCCAAGATCGTGTCCGGGGCCTGTGGATGGCCCGGCAGTGTGGATAACTCCCACGGGTTCGGATCTTGGGGTAGAGCCCAACCACCCTCGGACATCGCCCTGGAGGGCCTCGCGTTTTGGGCGCCCCGGCGCCCTGCGAGGCCCGGAAGGGTCCCCGCGGGAGCGACGATCAGTTATCGGCCGCAGCCGAGGCAAAAAAGATCTTGAACTTCGATGAGAATCGCCTGCCGGGCCCGCGCTACTCGTAGAAGACGCCGATCTGTTCGCGAATCGAGTCGAGGAGGTTCATGACCTCCAGGGTGGTGGTCTGGGAGACCAGCGGGCTCTCCAGCTCCCCCGCGGCCAGGCAGCGCTGCACCTCGGCCGCCTCGAACTGGTAGCCGCTGCCCGGGAAGTCGAACTCGAAGGTCTCCGGCGCCTTGTCCGGGCGGTTCAGGGTGAACGAGCGCGGCACCATGAAGCCCGGCGGGATCTCGATCCGGCCGTCGGTGCCGGTGATCGTCGCCGCGTTCCGGCTGTTGCCGTTGATGCTGCAGGTCAGCGCGCCGATCGCGCCGGACTGCCAGCCGAGCAGGATGCCGGTGTGCTCGTCGACGCGTTCCGGGGTGAGGTGCGCCCAGGCCTGGACCGAGCTGGGCAGGCCGAGGAACAGGTGCGCCAGGTGGATCGGGTAGACGCCGAGGTCGAGCAGGGCGCCGCCGCCGAGCTCGCGGGCGCGCAGGCGGTGCTCGGCGCCGAACGGGCCCTGCAGGCCGAAGTCGGCGTGGATCGCGCTGACCCAGCCGATCGCGCCCTCGTCGACCAGTTCGGCGGCCTTGCGGATGGCCGGGTTGCAGCGCATCCACATCGCCTCCATCAGGAAGACGCCGCGCTCGCGGGCGGCCTCGACCAGCTGGGCGGCGGACGGCAGATCCAGCGTGATCGGCTTCTCGACCAGCACGGACTTGCCGGCCTCGATGCACAGCAGCGCGCCGGCGTGGTGGTAGGCGTGCGGGGTGGCGATGTAGACGACGTCCACGGCGTCGTCGGCGGCCAGCGCGGCGTAGGAGCCGTGCGCGCGGGCGAATCCGTGCTTCGCGGCGAAGGCGTCGGCGGTCGCCTGGTCGCGCGAGCCGACCGCGGCCAGTTCCGCGCCCGGCACCAGGGGCAGGTCGGCGGCGAAGGTGTCGGCGATCCCGCCGAGCCCGAGGATTCCCCAGCGAACGTTCTGTCCGGTCATGATCGATACCGTATCTCCGGAGGAAAGCGTCTGTCCGGGAGCCATCGGAGACGGCCGGATGGTGGCAGGATCGGGCGGTGACCGAGCCGATGCCACTTCCACCCGCGATGATCAAGAGGGCGCGGGAGTTCACCGGGCCGCCCGCGCCGGCCCGCCCGGCCGCCACGGTGGTCCTGCTGCGGCCTTCCGGACAAAGCTTCCAGGTGTACGTGCTCCGCCGCATGACGTCGATGGCGTTCGGCGGCGTGTACGCGTTCCCCGGTGGCGCCGTTGACCCGTCGGACCGTCCGGAGACGCTGCGCGACGACTGGGCGGCCCGCCTCGGCGTGCCGGAGGAGCAGGCCCGGGCCGTGGTCGGCGCGGCCGCGCGGGAGCTGTTCGAGGAGGCCGGCGTGGTGCTGGCCGGGGCGGCCGCCGAGCCGGACCGGACGGTCGCCGACGCGGACGACCCCACCTGGGAGTCGGACCGGGCGGCGGTGCTGCGGCGCGAGCTGACGATGGCCGAGCTGCTCGATCGGCGGGGGCTGCGGCTGCGCGACGACCTGCTGCTGCCGTGGGCCCGGTGGATCACCCCGGAGTTCGAGCCGAAACGGTTCGACACCTGGTTCTTCGCGGCGCTGCTGCCGGAGTCGCAGGCGGCCCGCGACGTCTCCGGCGAGGCCGACCGGACGGCCTGGATCGACCCGCTGGACTCGGCGGACCTGCCGATGCTGCCGCCCACCCGGCACACCCTGAACCAGATCGCGGCCGGCGGCACGATCCCCGGCGTGGTGGCCGCTTCGGCGCACCGGGACGCGGCCAACCCGGTGATGCCCCGGGTCGAGATCGGCCCGGACGGCACCGCCACGCTGTCGCTCTAGGCGGTTGTCCACAGCAGTGGGCTGTCCACAGGCAGATCCCGTGATCTTGCGTTTTGGCTGGATAATGGGCGGTGGGCGGCCTGCCCCCGGTTGGGGTGGGGACCGCCCACAGGAACCAGCACGCATTTCGCCCGTCGTTGCCGAGAGTGCCGAAAAACGACCAGCGAAGCGCAGTTGTTTTTCGGCACTCTCGGCAACGGCTCAAAGGGGCGAAATGCCCGCCGAGCGAAGCGAGGCCATCGAGCTCAGCCGAAGCGGCCGGTGATGTAGTCCTCGGTCTTCTTCTGCGACGGGTTGCTGAAGATCTTCTGCGTGTCGTCGTACTCGATGAGACGGCCGGGGTCGCCGGTCTTGTCGATGGAGAAGAAGCCGGTCTTGTCGCTGACCCGGGCGGCCTGCTGCATGTTGTGCGTGACGATGATGATCGTGAAGCGGTCCTTCAGCTTGAACATCAGGTCCTCGATCGCCAGCGTCGAGATCGGGTCGAGCGCGGAGCACGGCTCGTCCATCAGCACGACCTGGGGCTCGACCGCGATCGTGCGGGCGATGCAGAGACGCTGCTGCTGACCGCCGGAGAGGCCGGCGCCCGGCCGGTCCAGGCGGTCCTTGACCTCGTCCCACAGGTTCGCGGAACGCAGCGACTTCTCGGCGGCGTCGTCGAGGATCGCCTTCTTCTTGACGCCGTTGAGCTTGAGGCCGGCGACCGCGTTCTCGTAGATCGACATCGTCGGGAACGGGTTCGGGCGCTGGAAGACCATGCCGATCATGCGACGGACGGCCGTGATGTCCACGTCCGGGTCGTAGATGTTCTGGTCGTCGATGGTCAGGCGACCCTCGATCCGCGCGTTCGGCAGGACCTCGTGCATGCGGTTGATCGACCGGAGGAAGGTCGACTTGCCGCAGCCGGACGGGCCGATCAGGGCGGTGATCGTCTTCGGCTCGACGGTCATCGAGACGTTGTCGATCGCCTTGAAGGAGCCGTAGTAGGAGGAGACGTTGCTCGCTTCGATGCGCTTGGCCATAGGAGGTCCTTCTTTACCGGGTCAACTTGTTGCGACGGGCGAGCAACTTGGCGGCGATGGTCAGGATGAGCACGAGCGCCACCAGGGTGAGCGCGGCCGTCCAGGCCCGGGCCGGGGCGTACTTCGAGGCGTCGGCCGCCTGCTGGTACACGTAGAGCGCCAGGGAGGCCTGACCGCCGCTGAACGGGTCGAAGTTGATCCGCGCGAGACCACCCGCGACCAGCAGCACCGGAGCCGTCTCGCCGGCCGCACGGGCGATGGCGAGCATGACGCCGGTGACGATGCCGGGCGCCGCGGTGGGCAGGACGACGCTGACGATCGTCTTCCACTGCGGAACGCCGAGCGCGAACGCACCCTCCCGGAGCGGCCCCGGCACCAGGCGCAGCATCTCCTCGGTGGAGCGCACGATGGTCGGCAGCATCAGCACGGTCAGCGCGAGCGAGGCCGCGAAGCCCGAGTACTCCGGGTTGCCGTTGTTGAACCACTTGCTGACGATCAGGACCCAGAAGGAGAGGACGAACAGGCCGGCGACGATCGACGGGATACCGGTCATGACGTCGACGAAGAACCGGATCACGCCGGCGAACTTGCCCTTGCCGTACTCGGTCAGGTAGATCGCGCCGAGCACGCCGAGCGGCACTGCGATCAGGGTGGCGATGCCGACCTGCTCCAGGGTGCCGATGATGGCGTGGTAGGCGCCACCGTTCGCGTCGCGGGCGCCGATGTTCGCCATCGAGCTGCCGAAGAAGTCGCCGTCGAGCCGGCTGGTGCCCTTGGAGATCAGGGTCCAGACGACCGAGGCGAGCGGCAGCACGGCCAGCAGGCAGGCGGTGTAGATGGCCGTCTGCCACATCCGGTTACGGGCGGCGCGCTTGCCCTCCACCCGACCGGCGGCGAAGTTCAGGCCGACCAGGTAGAGCACGCCGGCCAGGACGATCACCAGCACCCAGTTGCCGATGCCGGTGGAGAGCACCACGACGGCCGAGACCACGATCGCGGCGACCGCGACGAGCAGGTTCTGGACCAGCGGGAACTTCTTGCTGCGGATGTTGTCCGGCGTCATGACGACGTCCGGCATCTCCCGATCGAGAAGGCTCATGCTGCACTGTCCCGGAACTCGCGGCGGCGGTAGATGATCGCCCGCGCCGTCATGTTGACGATCAGCGTGATCGCGAACAGGACCAGACCGGACGCGATCAGCGCGCCACGACCGGTGTCGTTCGCCTCGTTGAAGGAGTTGGCGATGTTCGCCGCGATCGAGTTGCCGCCGGTCTGGATCACGTTGAACGAGATCTCCCACGTGATGCCCAGGGTCAGCGCCAGCGCGATGGTCTCGCCGAGCGCGCGGCCCAGGCCGAGCATGACCGCGGCGATGACACCGGGCTTGCCGTACGGCAGCACCGAGATGCGGATCATCTCCCACTTGGTCGCGCCGAGAGCCAGCGCGGCCTCCTCGTTCATCGCCGGGGTCTGCTGGAAGACCTCACGCGAGAGGGAGGTGACGATCGGGAGCACCATGATCGCCAGGACCAGACCACCGAGCAGCAGCGACTGGCCGAACGGGCCCTCGCCGCCGAAGATCGGGATCCAGCCGAAGTAGTGGTTCAGCCAGACCGAGAAGTCCCGGACCGGCTCCTGGAACAGGTCGCGGCCCCAGAGGCCGAAGACGACGCTGGGCACCGCGGCGAGCAGGTCGATCACGAAGCCCAGCGGGGTGGCCAGGCGCTTCGGGGCGTAGTGCGACAGGAACAGGGCGATCCCGATCGCGATCGGCACCGCGACGACCAGCGCGATGATCGACGAGAGGACCGTGCCGAGCGCCAGCACCGCGATACCGAAGGCCGGCACCGTCTCGTTCGGGCTCCAGCGGTTGAACGTCAGGAAGTTCTCATGGTCGGCCCGGATGGCCGGCACTGCCTTCGAGATCAGGAAGATGGCGATCGCGACGATGATGACCAGCACCATCGCGCCTGAAGCGGTGGAGATGCCGCGGAATCCGGTCTCCATCGAGAACCTGGACTTCTTCGGCAGGGCACCGCCCCCGCCAATCGGGGGCTCTTCGTGACTGCTCGGGGATACACCAGAGCCGGCGCCCCGAGCGTGACGGGGAGCCACGTTCAGGTCGCCGGCGGTGTAGTTCTCCGAGCGGGAGGGGTTGTCACCCATCTACGCGCTCGCTGTCGTCTCGGAGGGATTCAGAACCGGTGGTTCAGGAAATCTTGGCGACCGAGGCGGCAACCTTGGCGCGAACCGTCTCCGGCAGCGGCGCGTAGCCCAGGTCCTTCAGCTTCGACTGGCCCTCGGCGGAGGACGTGTACTTCAGGAAGCCCTGGATGGCCTTGCCCTTGGCGGCGTCGGCGTACTTGGTGCAGACGATCTCGTAGGTCGCCAGGACGATCGGGTAGGCACCCGCGGTCTTGGTGTTGTAGTCGATGTCCAGCTTCAGGTCGTCGCCGGTGCCCTTGACGGTCGCACCCTCGATGGTCTTGCCGGCCGACTCGGGGGTCAGCTCGACGAACTCACCGGCACCGTTCTTCACCTTGGCCGTCTGCAGGCTGCTGTTCTCCGCGAAGGACAGCTCGACGTAGGAGATGGTGTTCGGGGTGCCCTTGATCTTGGCGGCGATGCCGTCCGACTTGTTGGCACCGGTGCCGCCCTTGGTGGCCGGCCACGCCTTGGCGTTGCCGAACGTCCAGTCGGCCTCGGCGGTCTTGCTCAGGTACTTGGTGAAGTTGTCGGTGGTGCCGGACTCGTCGGCACGGTGGACAGCCTCGATGGTGGCGTCCGGAAGCTTCGCGCCGGCGTTCTCGGCGGCGATGGCCGGGTCGCTCCACTTGGTGATGGTGCCGGCGAAGATCTTCGCCAGGGTGGACGACGAGAACTGCAGGCCGTCAGCGCCCTGGACGTTGTAGACCACCGCGATCGGGCCGGTGACCATCGGGAGGTTGAGGGCCGGCGAGGCGCACTTGGCGTCAGCCGTCGGCTGCTCGGTGTCCTTCAGCGCGGAGTCGGAGCCGGCGAAGTCGGCGAGGCCCGAGGTGAAGGCCTTCACGCCGGCGCCGGAGCCGTTCGGGTTGTAGTCGATCTTGGCGTCGGCACAGGAGGCCGTGTACGCCTTGATCCACTCGTCCATCGCGTTCTTCTGAGCGCTGGAACCCTGAGCCGAGATGGTGCCACCAACACAGGTACCCGCGGACGGGGCGGCGGCGCCGGCCTCCGGCTCCTTGGTGTTGTCGGAGCCGCACGCGGTGAGTGCGATCGTCGCAGTCAGAGCAATGCCGGCAATCAGACCGGACCGCTGGAACTTCACGGTTGTTGTCCCCTTCAGGTTCAGTGCAACCGGTCGCTCACCGGCTCGGTGAGAAAACTAAGAGTGCCAAGTGACCGCTGAGCCGGGCCCAAATGAACTAGGGGTGAACTCGTTTCCCCTGGAAAGTGTCCGTCCACTGAGGGAGAGTTGTCCGTTAAGTGAACCGCACGCTTGCTACCCGAAATGTCGGATATTCCGCCCACCTTGTGACCCTAGCGAGATACCGCAGTGTCCGGGGCGTTATCAATTACGGCCGGCAACTACGCGTCGACGAGCGCCGATAACCGAGAGTGTCAGCCGCCACAAGCCGTCGGCGGATCCGCGTCATCCGCGGAAAGCACCACTCGATCAGGCGCGGTGGTAATTGATGTCGGCCTGGTGGATCTCGAATCCGAGGCGCCGGTAAAGCTTCACGGCGGCGTCATTCGACTCGTCCACATAGAGGCTCGACCACTCGAGCCCGGCGGCCGCGAGATGGCGCAGCCCGGCCACGCTCAGCGCGGCGCCCAGCCCGCGCCGGTGCCCGCTCGGGTCGACCCCGAGCACGTAGATCTCCCCCAGCGCCGGGTCGTCGCCGGTCGCCGGGTGCACCTTGGTCCAGTGGAAGCCGAGCAGCGTGTCGGTGATGTCGACGGCGAGCAGGAAGCCGGCCGGGTCGAACCACGGCTCGGCCTCGCGCAGCAGCAGGTCCTCGACGGTCCAGCGGCCCTGCTCCGGGTGGTGGGCGAAGGCGCGCGCGTTCACCTCGAGCCAGGCCTGCTCGTCGGAGCCGGGCCGGAAGCCGCGGACGGTCACGCCGTCCGGCAGCGGGATGTCGGGCAGCGGCTCGAGCAGCGAGCGGCGCATCTGCCAGAGCACCCGGGCCCGGGTGAAGCCGGCGCCCTCGGCGAACGCGCGGGCGCCGGGATCGTCACCGTGCGCCCAGATCTGCAGCGGGCCGGGGCCGGCCGCGGCGAGCAGCGCGATGCCGTGCCCCTGCCGGCGGTGTGCCGGATGGACGACCAGCTCGCCGGCGCCGTCCTCGAAGAACGCGTAGCCGGCGAGGCTGCCGTCCGGTGCGTGGGCGAGCACGTGCTCGCCCCCACCGTTGCGGACGCGCAGCAGCACGTCCTCGGAGAGGGCATAGTCCGCCGCGGCGGCCAGGGCCAGGACGGCCTCGGCCTCCGAGGCGGACAACCTCTCCATGATCAGATGCGTCAGACCGGGATCGAGACCGGGTCGTTGTCCGGCAGCTGGCGGCCGTTCGGCGGGGTCACGAACTTGTAGCCGACCTGGCGGACGGTGCCGATCATCGACTCGTACTCCGAGCCGAGCTTGGCGCGCAGGCGCCGGACGTGCACGTCGACGGTGCGCGTGCCACCGAAGTAGTCGTAGCCCCAGACCTCGCGCAACAGCTGGTCGCGGGTGAAGACCCGGCCGGGGTGCTGGGCGAGGAACTTGAGGAGCTCGAACTCCTTGTACGTCAGGTCGAGCGGCCGGCCCTTGAGCTTCGCGGCGTAGGTGTCCGGGTCGATGTTGAGCTCGCCGGCCCGCACCGAGCCGTTGGCACCCGCGGTCAGGTTGTTCAGACGGCCCACGCAGAGCCGGAGCCGGGCCTCGACCTCGGCCGGGCCGGCGCTGGCCAGGATCACGTCGTCGACGCCCCAGTCGGCGTTCAGCGCGATCAGGCCGGCCTCGGTGACGACCGCGAGGAGCGGAACACCGATTCCGGTGGCGTGCAGCATGCGGCAGGTGGCACGCGCCTCGGAGAGCTCCGAGCGAGCGTCGACCAGCACGGCGTCGGGGCTCGGCCCGGACACCAGGGTGCGCACGTCGCGGGGGGCGGTCCGTACCGAGTGGGGCAGAAGGTCCAGGGCGGGCAGCACGGCAGAAGGCTCACCGGCACGTGCCGTGACCAACAGTAGGATCTCCACACTCACCTCCGTCCTCGCGGCATTTCGAGAGCCGCTCGGGTGACCCGGTTTGCGCAGCTCAGAGCTTCGCCACCGGAGAGACAGGGCCCGGCGTCACCGACGGGTGGGTTGCGGTTACCTTAACCGATACATTCGGCCTCGTGACCTGTTAGCGCTCGCAAGTGATGTAGAGAACGCCTGCTAGGTGGCATAACGCCCGGTTCGTAACAAGCCTTTTACATACGCTCGGCGAATTGGGTGCTGGGCCCGGTTCTGGCACGATCGCTGTCGTGTTCCCCTCCATGCCACAGGACGACCCCTGGGACGCCGACGCCTCCCGTGACGTCGCGCGCCTGAATCCGGGCCGCCCGAAAGCCGGGACGTACGGCGCCGTGCCGGACGACGACCCGGAGGAGCGCCCCTCCTCCGACGACCCGGACTCCGGCGAGGAGGAGTTCGAGGAGATCGAGGTCGTCCCGGTCCGGGCCAAGCTGTCGGTGGCGATCGGCGGCTTCGCGGCGCTGCTCGCGACGGCGCTGATCCTCGGGACGCTGACCACCGGGCCGGACGTGCGCGCGCCGTACGCGATCGTGCTCTTCGGCATCCAGCTGCTCGGCCTGCTCTCCTGGACGATCGCGCTGGGCCCGCCGGCCGCCACCGCGACCGCCGCGGTGATCGGGGTGACCGGCCTGGCCGCCTGCTATCTCACCGCCACCGCGGACAAGCCCGGCCTGCTCCCACTGCTCTACGTGACGGTGGCCGGCTACCTGGCGTCCCTGGTCCCGCAGCTGTTCAAGCGCGAGGACCGGCACCGGATCAGCGACTCGTTCCGGACCACGCTGCTGATCGTGCTCGGCGTGGTGGCGTACACGATTCCGATCGTGCTCAGCCGCGAGCCGCTGGGCAGTCAGACGATCCTGGTCTGCTGCACCGGCGCCGGCCTGGCGCTGCTGGTCGCCCGGCTGACCGACGCGGTCTTCCCGAAGCCGCGGATCGCCGCGCAGGTGCCGCGCGGCGCGGCCGGGGTGGTGCTCGGCGCGATGGTCGGCACGTTCGCCACCGCGTGGCTCGGCAGTCAGCTGGTCTTCCCGTTCACCCCGGCGAAGGGTGCGGTGGTCGGCCTGGTCGCGGCGGTCGCGGCGATCCTGATCGACCTGGCGGTGAACTTCGGTGAGGCGGGCCGCCGGCTGGCCGGCGAGGCGCCGACGTTGTGGCTGGCCCGGCACATGACCGGCCCGCTCGGCGGGTTCGCGCTGATGTTCGGCACCGCCTGGATCCTGCTGCACCTCTATCTCACCTGAACCATCCGTTTCAGGGCGCCGTGGACCGGGGCATGTACGGTCCTCAACAGTTCCCGAACCTGGAGGGCCCCGTGGCCGAGGTGTACGAGACCGCTCCGCCGCGCCGCCGCCGTCGGGGCCGCGGATTGCTGATCTTCGTGGTGATCCTGCTGCTGATCCTGCTGGGCGGGGCGTTCGTGGCCGACCGGTGGGGCCGCGGCTTCGCCGAGGGGGTCATCGCCGACAAGGTCGCCGAGCAGGTGCGCACGCAGAAGGCCACCAGTGACACCCCCGAGGTGACCATCGAGGGCTTTCCGTTCATCACCCAGGTCCTCGCCGGGGAGTACAAGGAGATCCGGATCCAGCTGCCGAACTTCGCCGGCCCGACCGGCACCGGCGACGACATCCGCCTGGACCTGCTGGACATTCACGCCAAGAACGTCAAGGCGCCGCTGGACGCGCTGCGCAGCGGGCAGGGCGACGTGGTGGCCGGCAGCCTCACCGCGAACGGGAAGATCGACTACCCGCAGCTGGTGAACCTGATCGGGCAGAAGGGCGTGACCCTGTCCGCGAAGGACGGCAAGCTGGTCGGCTCGGCCAAGGTGACGGCGCTCGGGCAGCAGCTCGATCTGGCCGGGACGGCCAAGCTGACCGTGGTCAACGGGGGGATTCAGGTTCGTTTCGCCGACGTGAAGGCGACGAATCTGCCGGACGTTCCGCTGTTCCAGAGCTTCATCAACTCGTACGCCAAGAAATTGGCCGTCGATGTTCCGGCGCCGAAGCTTCCGCTGCAGCTCAAGGTCCAGGCGGTGACCCCGGAGGCGGACGGCCTGAACGTCACGTTCGGGGCGACCGACGTGAACCTCAACGCGGGCGGTCTGTGACCCCCGTAACGTCCCGTATCGTGGTCGGTACTGTTCCGCGGTCTGGAACCGCTGGTAGGGTCCGTCGTATGAGCCCGTTGCTCACGAAAAGGCGCGCGATCGACCTGTGTCGCGTGGCCGCGTGCCTGTGTCGCCCCGTCCTCTGAGACGGGCCACAGTGCTGAGCACTTTTCTCTAGCTGGCCAAGGGCAACTTTTCTGCCCGGCAGTGGCGCCGTCGCAAACCAGCCCGTGATCCCACCAATTTCGATGGGTCCGCGCGGGGTGCGACAACACCTCCGTGCGCTGACTCTCCCCTCACCCACTTTTCAGGGAGTGAATCGATGAGTCGCGACACCGCACTCGTTTCGGCCGACTGGGCCGAGAAGAACCTCGACACCCCCGGGTACGTCTTCGTCGAGGTCGACGAGGACACGTCCGCCTACGACGGCGGCCACATCCCCGGCGCAGTGAAGATCGACTGGAAGAGCGACCTGCAGGACCCGGTCC encodes:
- the pstA gene encoding phosphate ABC transporter permease PstA, producing the protein MTPDNIRSKKFPLVQNLLVAVAAIVVSAVVVLSTGIGNWVLVIVLAGVLYLVGLNFAAGRVEGKRAARNRMWQTAIYTACLLAVLPLASVVWTLISKGTSRLDGDFFGSSMANIGARDANGGAYHAIIGTLEQVGIATLIAVPLGVLGAIYLTEYGKGKFAGVIRFFVDVMTGIPSIVAGLFVLSFWVLIVSKWFNNGNPEYSGFAASLALTVLMLPTIVRSTEEMLRLVPGPLREGAFALGVPQWKTIVSVVLPTAAPGIVTGVMLAIARAAGETAPVLLVAGGLARINFDPFSGGQASLALYVYQQAADASKYAPARAWTAALTLVALVLILTIAAKLLARRNKLTR
- the pstB gene encoding phosphate ABC transporter ATP-binding protein PstB is translated as MAKRIEASNVSSYYGSFKAIDNVSMTVEPKTITALIGPSGCGKSTFLRSINRMHEVLPNARIEGRLTIDDQNIYDPDVDITAVRRMIGMVFQRPNPFPTMSIYENAVAGLKLNGVKKKAILDDAAEKSLRSANLWDEVKDRLDRPGAGLSGGQQQRLCIARTIAVEPQVVLMDEPCSALDPISTLAIEDLMFKLKDRFTIIIVTHNMQQAARVSDKTGFFSIDKTGDPGRLIEYDDTQKIFSNPSQKKTEDYITGRFG
- a CDS encoding DUF47 domain-containing protein, whose protein sequence is MKFSFRPVEGIFYDLFSKASYNLVKGTELLNELALPGVDVQSVSERLSDVEHDSDAITHELYKKINSTFITPFDRADIYSLGSQLDDVMDHLEAVGNLLYLYGLTELPSLPREMHELITVLDQQAKITADAMPRLRSMKNLEEYWIEINRLENDGDRAYRMLLVRLFSGEYDALTVLKMKEVADELEAACDAFEHVANTVETIAVKES
- a CDS encoding NUDIX domain-containing protein yields the protein MPLPPAMIKRAREFTGPPAPARPAATVVLLRPSGQSFQVYVLRRMTSMAFGGVYAFPGGAVDPSDRPETLRDDWAARLGVPEEQARAVVGAAARELFEEAGVVLAGAAAEPDRTVADADDPTWESDRAAVLRRELTMAELLDRRGLRLRDDLLLPWARWITPEFEPKRFDTWFFAALLPESQAARDVSGEADRTAWIDPLDSADLPMLPPTRHTLNQIAAGGTIPGVVAASAHRDAANPVMPRVEIGPDGTATLSL
- a CDS encoding inorganic phosphate transporter — its product is MSPELVAVLAVIVAAMVFDYTNGFHDAANAIATSISTRALTPRVALAMAAVGNFIGAHLGTKVAQTVGEGLVHLPVGIPSLGIVFAGVLGAIVWNLITWYFGLPSSSSHALFGGLVGATLFAGIGTVQWATIIQKVLIPMILSPVVGLILGFIAMVAIMWIFRRGHPGRLNRGFRNAQTVSAALMAVGHGTQDAAKTMGIVVLALYSGGYQSDTTHIPQWVYWASATMLAIGTYTGGWRIIRTLGRKIIDLGPAEGFAAETVASTVLYFNAWVLHAPISTTHTITSAIMGVGATKRLSAVRWNVAGNIVIAWVTTFPAAALIACVLYFVVRPLFA
- the pstC gene encoding phosphate ABC transporter permease subunit PstC; this encodes MGDNPSRSENYTAGDLNVAPRHARGAGSGVSPSSHEEPPIGGGGALPKKSRFSMETGFRGISTASGAMVLVIIVAIAIFLISKAVPAIRADHENFLTFNRWSPNETVPAFGIAVLALGTVLSSIIALVVAVPIAIGIALFLSHYAPKRLATPLGFVIDLLAAVPSVVFGLWGRDLFQEPVRDFSVWLNHYFGWIPIFGGEGPFGQSLLLGGLVLAIMVLPIVTSLSREVFQQTPAMNEEAALALGATKWEMIRISVLPYGKPGVIAAVMLGLGRALGETIALALTLGITWEISFNVIQTGGNSIAANIANSFNEANDTGRGALIASGLVLFAITLIVNMTARAIIYRRREFRDSAA
- a CDS encoding Gfo/Idh/MocA family protein, with the protein product MTGQNVRWGILGLGGIADTFAADLPLVPGAELAAVGSRDQATADAFAAKHGFARAHGSYAALAADDAVDVVYIATPHAYHHAGALLCIEAGKSVLVEKPITLDLPSAAQLVEAARERGVFLMEAMWMRCNPAIRKAAELVDEGAIGWVSAIHADFGLQGPFGAEHRLRARELGGGALLDLGVYPIHLAHLFLGLPSSVQAWAHLTPERVDEHTGILLGWQSGAIGALTCSINGNSRNAATITGTDGRIEIPPGFMVPRSFTLNRPDKAPETFEFDFPGSGYQFEAAEVQRCLAAGELESPLVSQTTTLEVMNLLDSIREQIGVFYE